One window of the Saccopteryx bilineata isolate mSacBil1 chromosome 2, mSacBil1_pri_phased_curated, whole genome shotgun sequence genome contains the following:
- the POMP gene encoding proteasome maturation protein isoform X3 produces MNTRGLGSQLKDSIPVTELSASGPFENHDLLRKGFSCVKNELLPSHPLELSEKNFQLNQDKMNFSTLRNIQGLFAPLKLQMEFKAVQQLFLGLQLSLSFKAIGLCNGQSCRHFNFHTAGGSIVSSLGPGC; encoded by the exons AATACCAGAGGACTTGGATCTCAGCTAAAGGACAGTATTCCAGTTACTGAACTTTCAGCAAGTGGACCTTTTGAAAATCATGATCTTCTTCGAAAAGG tttttcttgtgTGAAAAATGAACTTTTGCCCAGTCATCCTCTtgaattatcagaaaaaaat TTCCAGCTCAACCAagataaaatgaatttttctaCACTGAGGAACATCCAGGGTCTGTTTGCTCCACTAAAACTGCAGATGGAATTCAAGGCAGTGCAACAG CTGTTCCTGGGACTTCAGTTATCATTGAGCTTTAAAGCTATAGGCCTCTGCAATGGGCAGTCCTGCAGGCACTTCAACTTTCACACAG CTGGTGGCTCGATTGTTTCAAGcctcggccctgggtgctga
- the POMP gene encoding proteasome maturation protein isoform X2 encodes MNTRGLGSQLKDSIPVTELSASGPFENHDLLRKGFSCVKNELLPSHPLELSEKNFQLNQDKMNFSTLRNIQGLFAPLKLQMEFKAVQQLFLGLQLSLSFKAIGLCNGQSCRHFNFHTGSASSLSSKLKPFTGYFEGQ; translated from the exons AATACCAGAGGACTTGGATCTCAGCTAAAGGACAGTATTCCAGTTACTGAACTTTCAGCAAGTGGACCTTTTGAAAATCATGATCTTCTTCGAAAAGG tttttcttgtgTGAAAAATGAACTTTTGCCCAGTCATCCTCTtgaattatcagaaaaaaat TTCCAGCTCAACCAagataaaatgaatttttctaCACTGAGGAACATCCAGGGTCTGTTTGCTCCACTAAAACTGCAGATGGAATTCAAGGCAGTGCAACAG CTGTTCCTGGGACTTCAGTTATCATTGAGCTTTAAAGCTATAGGCCTCTGCAATGGGCAGTCCTGCAGGCACTTCAACTTTCACACAG GTTCAGCATCTTCCCTTTCTTCCAAGCTCAAACCTTTCACTGGATATTTTGAGGGGCAATGA
- the POMP gene encoding proteasome maturation protein isoform X1: MNTRGLGSQLKDSIPVTELSASGPFENHDLLRKGFSCVKNELLPSHPLELSEKNFQLNQDKMNFSTLRNIQGLFAPLKLQMEFKAVQQVQHLPFLPSSNLSLDILRGNDDTIGFEDILNDPSQSEQMGEPHLMVEYKLGLM; the protein is encoded by the exons AATACCAGAGGACTTGGATCTCAGCTAAAGGACAGTATTCCAGTTACTGAACTTTCAGCAAGTGGACCTTTTGAAAATCATGATCTTCTTCGAAAAGG tttttcttgtgTGAAAAATGAACTTTTGCCCAGTCATCCTCTtgaattatcagaaaaaaat TTCCAGCTCAACCAagataaaatgaatttttctaCACTGAGGAACATCCAGGGTCTGTTTGCTCCACTAAAACTGCAGATGGAATTCAAGGCAGTGCAACAG GTTCAGCATCTTCCCTTTCTTCCAAGCTCAAACCTTTCACTGGATATTTTGAGGGGCAATGATGATACTATTGGGTTTGAAGATATTCTTAATG aCCCATCACAAAGTGAACAAATGGGAGAACCGCACTTGATGGTGGAATATAAACTCGGTTTAATGTGA